In a single window of the Caloenas nicobarica isolate bCalNic1 chromosome 8, bCalNic1.hap1, whole genome shotgun sequence genome:
- the SLC12A9 gene encoding solute carrier family 12 member 9 isoform X1, protein MASSERSALLTYRLCGGSVEEERGRERARGRAAAAPRKLPTFLGVVVPTLLSMFSVVLFLRLGFVVGHAGLYQALAMFAVAYFIIGMTVLSVCAIATNGALDAGGAYYMISRALGPEFGGSIGIMFFLANVCGSALYVLGLVEAVVDSFGIPPGQKVGTGVHVLPQSYWYELLYGTVLLALCLLVCLVGASIYAKATFLIFLIVMGVLGTILVSFFATQPLGVPIRLPHFNSSETDNGSFTGFSLTTLHNNLGGGYGVDYTTGQMMSFSSVFAVMFNGCTGIMAGSNMSGDLKRPSYSIPRGTISAVLFTYLVYNLLAFLMCATCDRTLLQKDYGFLRDISIFPPLVTVGIYAATLSAAMSNLIGASRILYALARDDLFGRALALAKKTSASGNPVMAVILSWLVVQLVLFSGKLNTIAGVVTTFFLLVYATVNLACLALEWASAPNFRPTFRYFTWHTCLLGITGCCVMMFLISPLSASASLGFLLILLLALHYLSPSSTWGYISQALIFHQVRKYLLMLDVRKDHVKFWRPQMLLMVQNPRGSSRLIDFVNDLKKSGLYVLGHVELQDLDTLPSDPLQPQQDSWLSLVDKLNVKAFVSLTLAPSVRHGVRQLLFTSGLGGMRPNTLVLGFYDDAAPQDGLARHPAFTSAREDVPLGFPPLRAPAAPKLLSAREYVGIVADALKMLRNVLLARDLESLDKAWELRRAASPPPAIHVWPVNLLRPDSARYADTCSLFLLQMACVLNMARAWRRARLRLFLCVEAGAMPHAQEEKLRQLLKDLRIQAQIQLVPWDAVTCLHWQTRRGPPGGPLEEEEEEGAVNFPANTTQVSDEYVCAANKLVLEQSPAPAVRFLYLPRPPADTGLYPLYLHQLELLTRGLGPTVLVHGVSAVTSTQL, encoded by the exons ATGGCGAGCTCGGAGCGCAGCGCCTTGCTCACGTACCGCCTGTGCGGCGGCTCGGTCGAGGaggagcggggccgggagcgcgcccgcggccgggccgccgccgccccccgcaaGCTGCCCACCTTCCTGGGCGTAGTGGTGCCCACGCTGCTGTCCATGTTCAGCGTCGTCCTCTTCCTGCGCCTCG GGTTTGTGGTGGGCCATGCCGGGTTGTACCAAGCCCTGGCCATGTTTGCGGTGGCATACTTCATCATCGGCATGACGGTGCTGTCTGTGTGTGCCATTGCCACAAACGGGGCCCTGGATGCTGGAGGAGCCTACT ACATGATCAGCCGTGCCCTGGGCCCGGAGTTTGGGGGCAGCATCGGGATCATGTTTTTCCTGGCCAACGTGTGTGGCAGTGCCCTCTACGTGCTGGGGCTGGTTGAGGCAGTGGTGGACAGCTTTGGGATCCCGCCTG GGCAAAAAGTGGGCACAGGTGTCCATGTCCTGCCCCAGAGCTACTGGTACGAGCTGCTCTACGGCACCGTGCTGCTGGCTCTCTGCCTCCTCGTGTGCCTGGTGGGTGCCTCCATCTATGCCAAGGCCAccttcctcatcttcctcatcGTCATGGGTGTGCTGGGCACCATCCTCGTCAGCTTCTTTGCCACGCAGCCCCTCGGGGTGCCCATCCGTCTGCCTCACTTCAACAGCTCCGAGACTGATAACGGCTCCTTTACCGGCTTCTCGCTCACCACCCTGCACAACAACCTGGGCG GTGGGTATGGGGTGGACTACACCACTGGGCAGATGATGAGTTTCAGCTCTGTCTTTGCTGTGATGTTCAACGGCTGCACTGGCATCATGGCAGGCTCCAACATGTCAG GGGACCTGAAGCGCCCGAGCTACTCCATCCCACGAGGCACCATCTCTGCTGTGCTCTTCACCTACCTCGTCTACAACCTGCTGGCTTTCCTTATGTGTGCCACCTGTGACAG GACCCTCCTACAGAAAGACTACGGCTTCCTGCGTGACATCAGTATCTTCCCGCCCCTGGTCACAGTGGGCATCTACGCTGCCACCCTGTCTGCAGCCATGAGCAACCTCATCGGGGCGTCCCGCATCCTCTACGCCTTGGCCCGGGATGATCTCTTTG GCCGGGCGCTGGCGTTGGCCAAGAAGACATCTGCCAGTGGGAACCCGGTGATGGCGGTGATTCTCTCCTGGCTGGTGGTGCAG CTGGTGCTCTTCTCCGGAAAGCTCAACACCATTGCGGGGGTCGTGACCACCTTCTTCCTTCTGGTTTACGCCACCGTCAACCTGGCCTGCCTGGCACTGGAGTGGGCATCGGCCCCCAACTTCAG gcCCACCTTCCGATACTTCACCTGGCACACGTGCCTGCTGGGCATCACGGGCTGTTGCGTCATGATGTTCCTCATCAGCCCCCTGTCGGCCTCAGCAAGCCTGGgcttcctcctcatcctcctcctcgcccTCCACTACCTCTCGCCCAGTAGCACCTGGGGCTACATCAGCCAGGCCCTCATCTTCCACCAG GTGAGGAAGTACCTGCTGATGCTGGATGTGCGGAAGGACCACGTCAAGTTCTGGCGCCCACAGATGCTGCTGATGGTGCAGAACCCGCGGGGCAGCTCCCGCCTCATCGACTTTGTCAACGACCTCAAGAAGAGTGGCCTCTATGTCCTGGGCCACGTTGAGCTACAGGACTTGG ACACGCTGCCCTCGgaccccctgcagccccagcaggacTCGTGGCTGAGCTTGGTGGACAAGCTGAACGTCAAGGCCTTTGTCAGCCTCACCCTGGCGCCCTCGGTGCGGCACGGAGTCCGGCAGCTCCTCTTCACCTCTGGCCTTG GCGGGATGCGCCCCAACACCCTGGTGCTCGGCTTCTACGATGATGCAGCACCGCAGGACGGTCTGGCCCGGCACCCTGCCTTCACCAGCGCCCGCGAGGACGTCCCCTTGGGCTTCCCCCCGCTGCGGGCGCCCGCTGCCCCCAAGCTGCTGTCGGCCCGTGAGTACGTGGGCATCGTGGCTGACGCCCTGAAGATGCTTCGCAACGTCCTGCTGGCCCGGGACCTGGAGAGCCTGGACAAGGCCTGGGAGCTGCGGCGAGCTGCCAGTCCCCCGCCTGCCATCCACGTCTGGCCCGTCAACCTGCTGCGGCCCGACAGCGCCCGCTATGCCGACACCTGCAGCCTGTTCCTGTTGCAGATGGCCTGTGTCCTCAACATGGCGCGGGCCTGGCGCCGGGCCCGCCTGCGCCTCTTCCTCTGCGTGGAGGCAGGCGCCATGCCCCACGCCCAGGAGGAGAAGCTACGCCAGCTCCTCAAGGACTTGCGCATCCAGGCCCAGATCCAGCTGGTGCCCTGGGACGCCGTCACCTGCCTGCACTGGCAAACCCGACGGGGACCCCCGGGGGGGCcactggaggaagaggaggaggaaggggctgTGAACTTCCCGGCCAACACCACCCAAGTGTCAGATGAGTACGTCTGTGCCGCCAACAAACTGGTTCTGGAGCAGAGCCCTGCGCCGGCCGTGCGCTTCCTCTACCTGCCGCGGCCGCCGGCCGACACCGGGCTGTACCCGCTGTACCTGcaccagctggagctgcttACCCGCGGGCTGGGCCCCACCGTGCTGGTGCACGGGGTGAGCGCCGTCACCAGCACCCAGCTCTAG
- the SLC12A9 gene encoding solute carrier family 12 member 9 isoform X2, whose product MPARQEDGDALRWEAPAGLALGAAAGFVVGHAGLYQALAMFAVAYFIIGMTVLSVCAIATNGALDAGGAYYMISRALGPEFGGSIGIMFFLANVCGSALYVLGLVEAVVDSFGIPPGQKVGTGVHVLPQSYWYELLYGTVLLALCLLVCLVGASIYAKATFLIFLIVMGVLGTILVSFFATQPLGVPIRLPHFNSSETDNGSFTGFSLTTLHNNLGGGYGVDYTTGQMMSFSSVFAVMFNGCTGIMAGSNMSGDLKRPSYSIPRGTISAVLFTYLVYNLLAFLMCATCDRTLLQKDYGFLRDISIFPPLVTVGIYAATLSAAMSNLIGASRILYALARDDLFGRALALAKKTSASGNPVMAVILSWLVVQLVLFSGKLNTIAGVVTTFFLLVYATVNLACLALEWASAPNFRPTFRYFTWHTCLLGITGCCVMMFLISPLSASASLGFLLILLLALHYLSPSSTWGYISQALIFHQVRKYLLMLDVRKDHVKFWRPQMLLMVQNPRGSSRLIDFVNDLKKSGLYVLGHVELQDLDTLPSDPLQPQQDSWLSLVDKLNVKAFVSLTLAPSVRHGVRQLLFTSGLGGMRPNTLVLGFYDDAAPQDGLARHPAFTSAREDVPLGFPPLRAPAAPKLLSAREYVGIVADALKMLRNVLLARDLESLDKAWELRRAASPPPAIHVWPVNLLRPDSARYADTCSLFLLQMACVLNMARAWRRARLRLFLCVEAGAMPHAQEEKLRQLLKDLRIQAQIQLVPWDAVTCLHWQTRRGPPGGPLEEEEEEGAVNFPANTTQVSDEYVCAANKLVLEQSPAPAVRFLYLPRPPADTGLYPLYLHQLELLTRGLGPTVLVHGVSAVTSTQL is encoded by the exons ATGCCGGCACggcaggaggatggagatgccCTGAGGTGGGAGGCACCAGCTGGGCTggccctgggtgctgctgcag GGTTTGTGGTGGGCCATGCCGGGTTGTACCAAGCCCTGGCCATGTTTGCGGTGGCATACTTCATCATCGGCATGACGGTGCTGTCTGTGTGTGCCATTGCCACAAACGGGGCCCTGGATGCTGGAGGAGCCTACT ACATGATCAGCCGTGCCCTGGGCCCGGAGTTTGGGGGCAGCATCGGGATCATGTTTTTCCTGGCCAACGTGTGTGGCAGTGCCCTCTACGTGCTGGGGCTGGTTGAGGCAGTGGTGGACAGCTTTGGGATCCCGCCTG GGCAAAAAGTGGGCACAGGTGTCCATGTCCTGCCCCAGAGCTACTGGTACGAGCTGCTCTACGGCACCGTGCTGCTGGCTCTCTGCCTCCTCGTGTGCCTGGTGGGTGCCTCCATCTATGCCAAGGCCAccttcctcatcttcctcatcGTCATGGGTGTGCTGGGCACCATCCTCGTCAGCTTCTTTGCCACGCAGCCCCTCGGGGTGCCCATCCGTCTGCCTCACTTCAACAGCTCCGAGACTGATAACGGCTCCTTTACCGGCTTCTCGCTCACCACCCTGCACAACAACCTGGGCG GTGGGTATGGGGTGGACTACACCACTGGGCAGATGATGAGTTTCAGCTCTGTCTTTGCTGTGATGTTCAACGGCTGCACTGGCATCATGGCAGGCTCCAACATGTCAG GGGACCTGAAGCGCCCGAGCTACTCCATCCCACGAGGCACCATCTCTGCTGTGCTCTTCACCTACCTCGTCTACAACCTGCTGGCTTTCCTTATGTGTGCCACCTGTGACAG GACCCTCCTACAGAAAGACTACGGCTTCCTGCGTGACATCAGTATCTTCCCGCCCCTGGTCACAGTGGGCATCTACGCTGCCACCCTGTCTGCAGCCATGAGCAACCTCATCGGGGCGTCCCGCATCCTCTACGCCTTGGCCCGGGATGATCTCTTTG GCCGGGCGCTGGCGTTGGCCAAGAAGACATCTGCCAGTGGGAACCCGGTGATGGCGGTGATTCTCTCCTGGCTGGTGGTGCAG CTGGTGCTCTTCTCCGGAAAGCTCAACACCATTGCGGGGGTCGTGACCACCTTCTTCCTTCTGGTTTACGCCACCGTCAACCTGGCCTGCCTGGCACTGGAGTGGGCATCGGCCCCCAACTTCAG gcCCACCTTCCGATACTTCACCTGGCACACGTGCCTGCTGGGCATCACGGGCTGTTGCGTCATGATGTTCCTCATCAGCCCCCTGTCGGCCTCAGCAAGCCTGGgcttcctcctcatcctcctcctcgcccTCCACTACCTCTCGCCCAGTAGCACCTGGGGCTACATCAGCCAGGCCCTCATCTTCCACCAG GTGAGGAAGTACCTGCTGATGCTGGATGTGCGGAAGGACCACGTCAAGTTCTGGCGCCCACAGATGCTGCTGATGGTGCAGAACCCGCGGGGCAGCTCCCGCCTCATCGACTTTGTCAACGACCTCAAGAAGAGTGGCCTCTATGTCCTGGGCCACGTTGAGCTACAGGACTTGG ACACGCTGCCCTCGgaccccctgcagccccagcaggacTCGTGGCTGAGCTTGGTGGACAAGCTGAACGTCAAGGCCTTTGTCAGCCTCACCCTGGCGCCCTCGGTGCGGCACGGAGTCCGGCAGCTCCTCTTCACCTCTGGCCTTG GCGGGATGCGCCCCAACACCCTGGTGCTCGGCTTCTACGATGATGCAGCACCGCAGGACGGTCTGGCCCGGCACCCTGCCTTCACCAGCGCCCGCGAGGACGTCCCCTTGGGCTTCCCCCCGCTGCGGGCGCCCGCTGCCCCCAAGCTGCTGTCGGCCCGTGAGTACGTGGGCATCGTGGCTGACGCCCTGAAGATGCTTCGCAACGTCCTGCTGGCCCGGGACCTGGAGAGCCTGGACAAGGCCTGGGAGCTGCGGCGAGCTGCCAGTCCCCCGCCTGCCATCCACGTCTGGCCCGTCAACCTGCTGCGGCCCGACAGCGCCCGCTATGCCGACACCTGCAGCCTGTTCCTGTTGCAGATGGCCTGTGTCCTCAACATGGCGCGGGCCTGGCGCCGGGCCCGCCTGCGCCTCTTCCTCTGCGTGGAGGCAGGCGCCATGCCCCACGCCCAGGAGGAGAAGCTACGCCAGCTCCTCAAGGACTTGCGCATCCAGGCCCAGATCCAGCTGGTGCCCTGGGACGCCGTCACCTGCCTGCACTGGCAAACCCGACGGGGACCCCCGGGGGGGCcactggaggaagaggaggaggaaggggctgTGAACTTCCCGGCCAACACCACCCAAGTGTCAGATGAGTACGTCTGTGCCGCCAACAAACTGGTTCTGGAGCAGAGCCCTGCGCCGGCCGTGCGCTTCCTCTACCTGCCGCGGCCGCCGGCCGACACCGGGCTGTACCCGCTGTACCTGcaccagctggagctgcttACCCGCGGGCTGGGCCCCACCGTGCTGGTGCACGGGGTGAGCGCCGTCACCAGCACCCAGCTCTAG
- the ECEL1 gene encoding endothelin-converting enzyme-like 1, translating into MEKTYSLTAHYDEFQEVKYVSKYQSGTLPNGFSLQLGTGAKKRRGGLPRWSRREVCLLSGLVFAAGLCVILTCMLVLKYLATEGDSYCLEGCQEKKAFLRASRFLSANMDATIDPCQDFYSFACGGWLRRHGIPEDKLVYGTIGAIAEQNEAKLQALLSRPVRRRAPASAERKVKEFFRSCLDRAEIDRLGPRPMLEVIGECGGWDAPPGRGDLNELLYKTQGVYSAAVLFSLTVSLDERNTSRYVIRIDQDGLTLPERTLYLGQDEESEKILAAYRVFMERLLTLLGAEHVEQKAQEILQLEQHLANITVSEYDDVRRDVSSMYHKVTLGELQRITPTLKWKRLLDRIFHDNFSEEEEVVLLATDYMHKVSDLIRVTPSRILHNYMLWRIVVVLSEHLSTPFRDAIHELSKEMEGNEKQLEPGKICLSQANKHFGMALGALFVEEHFSSASKAKVQQLVEDIKYILDQRLDELDWMDEETRRAARAKLRYMMVMIGYPDFLLKPEAIDKEYEFDVDEKTYFKNILNSIAFSIRLSVKKIRQEVDKSAWLLPPQALNAYYLPNKNQMVFPAGILQPTLYDPEFPQSLNYGGIGTIIGHELTHGYDDWGGQYDRHGNLVHWWTERSYSKFLKKAQCIVNLYDNFTVYNQRVNGKHTLGENIADMGGLKLAYYAYQKWVREHGPEHPLHHLKYTHDQLFFIAFAQNWCIKRRSQSIYLQVLTDKHAPEHYRVLGSVSQFEEFGRVFHCPKNSPMNPAHKCSVW; encoded by the exons ATGGAGAAGACTTACTCATTGACGGCCCACTATGATGAGTTTCAGGAGGTGAAGTATGTGAGCAAGTACCAGAGCGGGACCCTGCCCAACGGCTTCAGCCTCCAGCTGGGCACCGGGGCCAAGAAGCGCCGGGGGGGGCTGCCGCGCTGGAGCCGCCGGGAGGTGTGCCTGCTCTCGGGGCTGGTGTTCGCCGCTGGGCTCTGCGTCATCTTGACGTGCATGTTGGTCCTCAAGTACCTGGCCACTGAAGGGGACAGCTACTGCTTGGAGGGGTGCCAGGAGAAGAAGGCCTTCCTGCGGGCGTCCCGCTTCCTCAGCGCGAACATGGATGCCACCATTGACCCCTGCCAGGACTTCTACTCCTTCGCCTGCGGCGGCTGGCTCCGGCGACACGGCATTCCCGAGGACAAGCTGGTGTACGGCACCATCGGAGCCATTGCTGAGCAGAACGAGGCCAAGCTGCAGGCGCTGCTCAGCCGCCCTGTGCGGCGCCGAGCCCCCGCCTCGGCCGAGAGGAAGGTCAAGGAGTTTTTCCGCTCATGCCTGGACCGCGCTGAGATCGACCGGCTGGGCCCGCGGCCCATGCTGGAGGTCATCGGGGAGTGCGGTGGCTGGGATGCCCCCCCAGGCCGTGGGGACCTCAACGAGCTGCTCTACAAGACACAGGGGGTCTACAGTGCCGCTGTGCTCTTCTCCCTCACCGTCAGCCTGGATGAGAGGAACACCTCCCGCTACGTCATCCGG aTCGACCAGGATGGGCTGACGCTGCCAGAACGGACTCTCTACTTGGGGCAGGATGAGGAGAGTGAGAAG ATCCTGGCTGCGTACCGGGTGTTCATGGAGCGGCTACTCACCCTCCTGGGGGCTGAGCATGTGGAGCAGAAGGCCCAGGAGATCCTACAGCTGGAGCAGCACCTCGCCAAT ATCACGGTGTCCGAGTACGATGACGTGCGGAGGGACGTCAGCAGCATGTACCACAAAGTGACCCTGGGTGAGCTGCAGCGCATCACCCCTACG CTCAAGTGGAAGCGCTTGCTGGACCGCATCTTCCATGACAACTTctcggaggaggaggaggtggtgcTGCTGGCCACCGACTACATGCACAAGGTGTCCGACCTCATCCGCGTGACACCCAGCAG GATCCTTCACAACTACATGCTGTGGCGCATCGTGGTAGTGCTGAGCGAGCACCTCTCCACCCCGTTCCGCGATGCCATCCATGAGCTCTCCAAGGAGATGGAGGGCAACGAGAAGCAGCTCGAGCCAGGCAAGATCTGCCTGAGCCAGGCCAACAAGCACTTCGGCATGGCCCTGGGTGCCCTCTTCGTTGAGGAGCACTTCTCCTCTGCCAGCAAAGCCAAG GTGCAGCAGCTGGTGGAGGATATCAAATACATCCTGGACCAGCGCTTAGACGAGCTGGACTGGATGGATGAGGAGACACGGAGAGCGGCCAGGGCCAAG CTCCGGTACATGATGGTGATGATCGGGTACCCTGATTTCCTCCTGAAGCCGGAGGCCATCGACAAGGAGTATGAG TTTGATGTGGATGAGAAGACCTACTTCAAGAACATCCTCAACAGCATTGCCTTCAGCATCAGGCTCTCGGTGAAGAAGATCCGGCAGGAGGTGGACAAATCTGC gtggctgctgcctccccaggcGCTGAATGCCTACTACCTGCCCAACAAGAACCAGATGG TGTTCCCCGCGGGCATCCTGCAGCCCACACTCTACGACCCCGAGTTCCCGCA GTCTCTGAACTATGGTGGGATTGGCACCATCATTGGGCATGAGCTGACCCACGGCTACGATGACTGGG GGGGACAGTATGACAGGCACGGGAACCTGGTGCACTGGTGGACAGAGCGGTCGTACAGCAAGTTCCTGAAGAAGGCGCAGTGTATCGTCAACCTCTACGACAACTTCACTGTCTACAACCAGCGG gTGAATGGCAAACACACTCTGGGGGAGAACATTGCTGACATGGGGGGGCTCAAACTCGCCTACTAT GCCTACCAGAAGTGGGTGCGGGAGCACGGCCCTGAGCACCCCCTGCACCACCTGAAATACACCCATGACCAGCTCTTCTTCATCGCCTTTGCCCAG AACTGGTGCATTAAGCGACGATCCCAGTCCATCTACCTGCAGGTGCTGACAGACAAGCACGCCCCAGAGCACTACAG GGTCCTGGGCAGCGTCTCGCAGTTCGAGGAGTTCGGACGGGTTTTCCATTGCCCCAAGAACTCGCCCATGAACCCGGCGCACAAGTGCTCAGTGTGGTGA
- the LOC135991336 gene encoding intestinal-type alkaline phosphatase-like: MDLTMQLLAPLALCLGLWSGLSAAVIPVEEENPSFWNNQAAAAIRASFNIQPRTSEAKNLIIFLGDGFGIPTMTATRILKGQQEGHLGPETPLAMDAFPYVALSKTYNVDRQVPDSAGTATAYLCGVKTNYKTIGVSAAARYQQCNTTFGNEVISVLERARKAGKAVGIVTTTRVQHASPSGTYAHVVDRDWYADASMPAEAQSQGCKDIAWQLIHNVDINVILGGGRIYMTPAGTPDPEYPNSTLLNGMRQDGNNLINMWLEARQGARYVWNRTEMLAAAADPNVNYLMGLFEPMDMEYDLVRDPTLDPSLAEMTEAAITILKRNPNGFYLFVEGGRIDHGHHEGAAQKALTDAVAFDRAIERAGNVTDEAETLTVVTADHSHVFSFGGYTLRGSSIFGLAPSTAADGKNYTSILYGNGPGYVAGNRTDVDEATVMNFNYMQQAAVPLLSETHGGEDVAILAKGPMAYLFHGVQEQTYIAHVMAYAACLEPYTNCRQRSSATGSAASAHAVPLPLLLLLPTLLLSLFH, translated from the exons ATGGATCTCACCATGCAGCTCCTGGCACCCCTCGCCCTCTGCCTGGGCCTCTGGTCAGGGCTCAGCGCTGCTGTCATCCCAG TGGAGGAGGAGAACCCGTCCTTCTGGAACAATCAGGCGGCCGCAGCCATCCGGGCCTCCTTCAACATCCAGCCCAGGACAAGCGAAGCCAAAAACCTCATCATCTTCCTGGGGGATG GATTTGGGATCCCCACCATGACAGCCACCCGCATCCTAAAGGGTCAGCAGGAGGGACATCTGGGCCCCGAGACCCCCCTTGCCATGGATGCTTTCCCCTATGTGGCTCTCTCCAAG ACGTACAATGTGGACCGTCAGGTCCCCGATAGTGCAGGGACAGCCACAGCCTATCTCTGCGGGGTGAAGACCAACTACAAGACCATCGGGGTGAGCGCGGCCGCCCGCTACCAGCAGTGCAACACAACCTTCGGCAACGAGGTGATCTCGGTGCTGGAGCGAGCTCGCAAAGCTG GGAAGGCGGTGGGCATCGTGACGACTACACGGGTGCAGCACGCGTCACCCTCGGGGACCTATGCCCATGTGGTGGATCGCGACTGGTATGCGGATGCCAGCATGCCCGCAGAggcccagagccagggctgcaaGGACATCGCCTGGCAGCTGATCCACAACGTCGACATCAAC GTGATCCTGGGGGGTGGTCGGATTTACATGACCCCTGCAGGAACACCGGACCCTGAGTATCCCAACTCTACTCTGCTGAACGGGATGCGCCAGGATGGGAATAACCTCATCAACATGTGGCTGGAGGCACGGCAG GGTGCCCGCTATGTCTGGAACAGGACAGAgatgctggctgctgctgccgacCCCAACGTGAACTATTTGATGG gtCTCTTTGAACCCATGGACATGGAGTATGATCTGGTGCGTGACCCCACCCTGGACCCGTCACTCGCCGAGATGACAGAAGCGGCCATCACCATCCTGAAAAGGAACCCCAATGGCTTCTACCTCTTTGTGGA AGGCGGCAGAATCGACCACGGCCACCACGAAGGGGCAGCCCAGAAGGCACTGACGGATGCGGTGGCGTTTGACCGGGCCATCGAACGGGCGGGCAACGTGACAGATGAGGCAGAGACCCTGACTGTCGTCACCGCCGACCACTCCCACGTCTTCTCCTTTGGTGGTTACACCCTGCGCGGCTCCTCCATCTTCG GTctggctcccagcacagctgctgatgGGAAGAACTACACATCCATCCTCTACGGGAACGGGCCAGGCTATGTGGCTGGCAACCGGACTGATGTAGATGAAGCCACAGTCA TGAATTTCAACTACATGCAGCAGGCAGCTGTGCCCCTCCTCTCTGAGACACATGGTGGTGAGGATGTGGCCATCCTGGCCAAGGGCCCCATGGCTTACCTGTTCCACGGGGTGCAGGAGCAGACCTACATCGCCCACGTCATGGCCTACGCCGCCTGCCTCGAGCCCTACACCAACTGTCGCCAGCGCAGCTCTGCCACTGGCTCTGCCGCCAGCGCCCACGCCGtccccctgcccctgctcctgctcctgcccacccTCCTCCTGTCCCTCTTCCACtga
- the LOC135991328 gene encoding intestinal-type alkaline phosphatase-like produces MQLLAPLTLCLGLWAGLSAAVIPVEEENPSFWNNQAAAAIRASFNIQPRTSEAKNLIIFLGDGFGVPSITATRILKGQQEGHLGPETPLAMDAFPYVALSKTYSVDRQVPDSAATSTAYLCGVKGNYKTIGVSAAARYQQCNTTFGNEVISVLERARKAGKAVGIVTTSRAQHASPSGTYAHVVDRNWYADASMPAEARSQGCKDIAWQLIHNVDINVIMGGGRIYMTPAGTPDPEYPTDESARGIREDGNNLINMWLEARQGARYVWNRTEMLAAAADPNVNYLMGLFEPMDMEYDLVRDPTLDPSLAEMTEAAITILKRNPNGFYLFVEGGRIDHGHHEGAAQKALTDAVAFDRAIERAGNVTDEAETLTVVTADHSHVFSFGGYTLRGSSIFGLAPSTAADGKNYTSILYGNGPGYVAGNRTDVDEATVMNFNYTQQAAVPLKSESHGGEDVAILAKGPMAYLFHGVQEQTYIAHVMAYAACLEPYTDCRQRSSATGSAASTHAVPLPLLLLLPTLLLSLFH; encoded by the exons ATGCAGCTCCTGGCACCTCTCACCCTCTGCCTGGGCCTCTGGGCAGGGCTCAGCGCTGCTGTCATCCCAg TGGAGGAGGAGAACCCGTCCTTCTGGAACAATCAGGCCGCCGCAGCCATCCGGGCCTCCTTCAACATCCAGCCCAGGACAAGCGAAGCCAAAAACCTCATCATCTTCCTGGGGGATG GATTTGGCGTTCCCAGCATCACAGCCACCCGCATCCTAAAGGGTCAGCAGGAGGGACATCTGGGCCCCGAGACCCCCCTTGCCATGGATGCTTTCCCCTATGTGGCTCTCTCCAAG ACGTACAGTGTGGACCGTCAGGTCCCTGACAGCGCAGCGACGTCCACAGCCTACCTCTGCGGGGTGAAGGGTAACTACAAGACCATCGGGGTGAGCGCGGCCGCCCGCTACCAGCAGTGCAACACAACCTTCGGCAACGAGGTGATCTCGGTGCTGGAGCGAGCTCGCAAAGCTG GGAAGGCGGTGGGCATCGTGACAACATCGCGAGCGCAACATGCATCACCCTCGGGGACCTATGCCCACGTGGTGGATCGCAACTGGTACGCGGATGCCAGCATGCCTGCGGAGGCCCGGAGCCAGGGCTGCAAGGACATCGCCTGGCAGCTGATCCACAACGTCGACATCAAC GTGATCATGGGGGGTGGTCGGATTTACATGACCCCTGCAGGAACACCGGACCCCGAGTATCCCACCGATGAGTCAGCGAGAGGGATTCGCGAGGATGGGAATAACCTCATCAACATGTGGCTGGAGGCACGGCAG GGTGCCCGCTATGTCTGGAACAGGACAGAgatgctggctgctgctgccgacCCCAACGTGAACTATTTGATGG gtCTCTTTGAACCCATGGACATGGAGTATGATCTGGTGCGTGACCCCACCCTGGACCCGTCACTCGCCGAGATGACAGAAGCAGCCATCACCATCCTGAAAAGGAACCCCAATGGCTTCTACCTCTTTGTGGA AGGCGGCAGAATCGACCACGGCCACCACGAAGGGGCAGCCCAGAAGGCGCTGACGGATGCGGTGGCGTTTGACCGGGCCATCGAACGGGCGGGCAACGTGACAGATGAGGCAGAGACCCTGACTGTCGTCACCGCCGACCACTCCCACGTCTTCTCCTTTGGTGGTTACACCCTGCGCGGCTCCTCCATCTTCG GTctggctcccagcacagctgctgatgGGAAGAACTACACATCCATCCTCTACGGGAACGGGCCAGGCTATGTGGCTGGCAACCGGACTGACGTAGATGAAGCCACAGTCA TGAATTTCAACTACACGCAGCAGGCAGCTGTGCCCCTCAAATCCGAGAGCCACGGTGGTGAGGATGTGGCCATCCTGGCCAAGGGCCCCATGGCTTACCTCTTCCACGGGGTGCAGGAGCAGACCTACATCGCCCACGTCATGGCCTACGCCGCCTGCCTCGAGCCCTACACTGACTGTCGCCAGCGCAGCTCTGCCACTGGCTCTGCCGCCAGCACCCACGCCGtccccctgcccctgctcctgctcctgcccacccTCCTCCTGTCCCTCTTCCACtga